The DNA window CCATGGCCTGTTCGATTTTGGACTCCGGCGCGCCGAAGGGGTTGTAGACCACCGATTTGTGCTCGTGGTGATGACCTTCGCCGCCGGGCTCTTCCATGCGGAAGACCTCCGGACAGATCTGGACGCAAGCTTCACAGCCGATGCAGGCTTCCTGGTCGACGACGGGGGTGCGGGGCATAAGAGGGGGTCCTTTCCGACGAAATGATGTAAATGCTAGCAGA is part of the Desulfuromonadales bacterium genome and encodes:
- a CDS encoding ferredoxin; amino-acid sequence: MPRTPVVDQEACIGCEACVQICPEVFRMEEPGGEGHHHEHKSVVYNPFGAPESKIEQAM